CGGCCATCGTGGTCGGCACGCCGCAGAAGAACCGACCGTCCCTCGGCGAGACGTTGAACCGGGCAAGCCGGATCGCGGCACACGCCGCGACGAGGGCACACGCCACAGCGGCGGCCGCGGGCGGCACGGAGCCGGCGAGCGAGGCATAGACCACCACCGGGGCGGCGAGCCCGAAGGAGCACATGTCAGCCAGCGAGTCCATCTGCGCGCCGAACGGGCTGACCACGCCGAGCTTGCGGGCCAGGGCGCCGTCGAGACCGTCGAAGGCCACACAGGCGATCAGACAAAGGGCCGCCACCCGAACCTCGCCCTGCATGGCGAGGAAGATCGCCAGCATGCCCAGCAGCAGGCTGGCGAGGGTGCAGGCGTTCACCACCGCGAACTTCATCCGGCGGGCGACGGTCCGCTCACCGGGGAGCAGCGGAATCGACATCGCGGCCGGCTCGTCGGCCACCGGCGCCGGGGCGGGGGCGGGGCTGACCGGGACGACGGCCTCGACCTCGGCGTACCGGCCGTACCGGGGGTCCGCGTACCTGCGTTTGACGAGCGCCACATCGGTGCCGGCACGAAGGTCGCCGTCGCGGCGACCGACCCGAACCAGCAGCACCTGGCGGGCGAACGTACTGCTGCGGCGCAGCCGGCCCGCCCAGCGGCGCCCTGCGGGGCGCGGACTGTCAGTCACACGACGCCGGCGCCATGGGGCTCTCGGCACGTTTCCTCCATCACCGGATCGGCTCACCGCTTCGGCGGCGTGTGCCCGGCTGTCTCGTGCCGGGCCTTGCTGGCCCGGCAGCCGCTTTGCGGAGTACACCATCGCATAGGGGAACGGGGATTGGCGATAGCTGCCGGCGGTACTTAAATCTCCCTTAAGTCGCGCGAACTACGCCATTCTTCCCATCTCGGATGAAGTCCTCCACCTCGGATGACATCGCCCGTTTCGGCGCCAACTCCCTCACCTGAATGTACCGGACCTGGTCGACGTCGTCGCATCGACCGATCCCAGTGCCATCAGGTGCCCGGTTTCCGCCCTGATGCCCACCGGGCAAGGTCACGGTGACTGGGTCCGTCCGCAGGGACGGCCCGGCGGGGCGGACGCTTCAGCGGACACGGCCCATGATCGCCCGGGATGCGATGTCGGTAAGTGGGAGGTCGGCGAGCCGCCCGGCCGGGAACCACGCGGCATCCGCCGTCGACCCCCCGGCCAACTCGGTCACCTGGGGTTCGGTTGGCTCGTCGACCGCCACCCGGTAGACCACCCGCACGCCGTGCCAGTCCAGCGGACGTCCCTCCGGCCCGAACGCCGCAGGGTTGTGCAGGTTGTCCACGCCGACCAGCTCCACCACCCGCCCGAACTGGCCCGCCTCCTCCACCAGCTCGCGCAGCAGCGCGGGCTCCGGCGCCTCGCCGTGGTCGGTGCCGCCACCGGGCAGGTGCCAGCGCCCGGCACCCGGGTAGCCGTCCGCGATCAGGGACATCAGTATCCGCCCCCCGGGGTCGGTGACCAGCCCGTATGCGCCGAAGCGCTGCCGTCGGTCGGCCGACACCGGCGCGAAGGGCGCCCGGCGACGCAGTGCCCCCGACGGCAGTGGGGTGACCGGCAGGCCGAGCACCTCGGCGGTGAACGGCAGCAAGGGCAGGACCGCCGCTTCGGCGGGAGTCAGCCAGCAGGCCAGGTCGGCGCTGCCGTGCCGCTCGGCGCGCCGCATTCCGCCGAGCGGCGCGAGGTCGAACACCAGGCGGTCGGTGTGCAGGGCGACCCCGAGGTCCGGGTACGGCAGCACGTCGGCCACCGCCGCCCGAAGGCCGGCCACCCCGACCGTCAGCCCGGTCTCCTCGGCGACCGCACGAACCACCGCGTACGCGGGGTGCTCGGCGTGCTCGATCCCGCCACCGGGAAGCGACCACACCCCGGGAAAGTCCGCGGCAGCCGACCCGCGTGCGAGTAGCACCCGGTCGCCCGCGTCCCGTAGCACGCCGTATGCCGCCACCCGTCGCCGCTGCTCCACGGACCCGCTCCCCCCCGCACCGACACTTCGTCGATCACGAAACTATCGCCGTCGACACCGGCGCGCCCGACGACAACTCCATGATCACCGAAGCGCGAGGCGACGTCACGTGAGGCGGGCGGCCTGAACGGCCTCGGCGGTGACCTCCGTCAGACGATCGGTCGGTAGAGCGCCGAGTTCGTCGCGGGCGAACCAGCGGGCCTCGCAGGTCGAACCGCCCACGTCGACGACCGTGGGTGGGGCGGGCTGGTCGACCACGACCCGATAGAAGGCGCGGACCCCGTGCCAGTCGATCGGGTACCCCTCCGGGCCGAGCGAGGCGGCGTCCCGGTGACTCACCACGCCGAGCAGCTCGACCAGCCGGCCGGTCTGCCCGGTCTCCTCGACCAGTTCCCGGATCAGGGCGGCGCCCGGCTGCTCGCCGTAGTCGGTGCCGCCGCCGGGCAGGTGCCAACAGCCGGCCCCCGGATACCCGTCGGAGACCCGGGTGAGCAGCACCCGCCCGTCCGGGTCGGTGACCACCGCGTACGCGGCGAAACGCTGCGCCCGGTGCAGGCCGTCCGGCCCAGGCACCGCGTAGAAGGAGGGAAACTCGGGCGGCTCGTCGGGGACGATGTCCGCCGAGGCGCCGGGCAATCCCAGGGCACGAGCCGTGAACGACCGCAGCGGCAGCTCGCGGACCTGGTCGAGGGTGAACCACCGGGCCAGGTCGGTGGGCCGGCCGACCCGGTCGGTAAGCGTCCCGCCTCGGACCGAAACATGGTAGAGAAGACGGTCGGTATGGATGGTAATGCCCCGTTCGGGCAACGCCCGCATGTCGGCCAACACGTCCTTCAGGCCGGCGACACTGACCGAGAGGCCGGTCTCGGCCGCGGTCTCGCGAACAACGGTGTGGTGGGGATCCTCGCCGTGGTCGACGGCACCACCGGGCAACGACCACGTGCCGGGGGTGCCGGAGCGCTCCGACGCGCGGACCAGCAACACCCGGCCGACTGAATCAGCACAGACTGCGTATGCCGCGATCCTGCGGAGCGGCTCCAGCATGGTGGTCACGGAGCTAAATTCTCCTCCGGAACGCGTTACCACCACCGAGAAGAGTCGGATTCCTGACTCTCGACTCCCACCTCAGGGACGGTTCAGGGTAGGTGTCCGGGCGGTCACCGAGGTCGATCCGGCGCCGGGCGGAGACCGTGGAGACATGACGACCACCGGTATTCCCCAGCCCCCGTACAAGCAGCTCCGCCGCCCCGTCACCGACCGGATGGTCGCCGGGGTGGCCAGTGGAGTCGGCCGGTACTTCAGCGTCGACCCCACCCTGGTCCGGGTGATCTTCGCGGTCACCGGACTGCTGACCGGCGGGCTCGCGCTGCTCGCGTACCCGATCATGTGGTTCCTGATGCCGGAGGAGCCGGCCGGCGCGCCCGCCTGGCCGCACCCGACGGCCGCCGCCACCGCGCAGCCGGCGACCCACCCGACCGCGTTCGCGACCAACCAGCCGGCGACACGCCCCACCGCCACCGAGCCGGCGACAGCGACCAGGCCGACCACCGGTCCCACGCCGGAGTCCCGGCCGGTGCCTCAACCGCCGACGCCGCCGGCGTCGTGAGCCCGGCTCACTCCCACTCGATGGTGCCCGGCGGCTTGCTGGTCACATCCAGGACCACCCGGTTGATCTCGGCGACCTCGTTGGTGATCCGGGTGGAGATCCGGGCGATCACGTCGTACGGCAGCCGAGACCAGTCGGCGGTCATCGCATCCTCGCTGGAGACCGGGCGCAGCACCACCGGATGCCCGTAGCTGCGCCCGTCACCCTGCACGCCCACGCTGCGCACGTCGGCCAGGAGAACCACCGGGAACTGCCACACGCCCCGGTCGAGACCGGCGGCGCTGAGCTCCTGGCGGGCGATGAAGTCGGCCCGGCGGAGCACGCCGAGCCGCTCCCGGTCCACCGCGCCGATGATCCGGATAGCCAGGCCCGGACCCGGGAACGGGTGCCGCCAGACCATCGCCTCCGGCAGGCCGAGCTGACGGCCGAGCGCGCGGACCTCGTCCTTGAACAGGGCACGCAACGGCTCGACCAGGGCGAACCTCAGGTCCTCCGGGAGCCCACCAACGTTGTGATGGCTCTTGATGTTGGCGGTGCCGGTGCCACCGCCGGACTCGACCACGTCCGGGTAGAGGGTGCCCTGCACCAGGAACTCCACGTCGCCGTGGGAGGCGATCTCCCGGGCGGCGGCCTCGAATACCCGGATGAACTCCCGACCGATGATTTTGCGCTTCTGCTCCGGATCGGTCACCCCGGCGAGGGCGCCGAGGAACCGGTCGGCCGCGTCGACCACCTTCAGCTTGATGCCGGTGGCGGCAACGTAGTCCTTCTCCACCTGCTCGGCCTCACCGGCACGCAGCAGCCCATGATCGACGAAGACACAGGTGAGCTGGTCGCCGACGGCCCGGTGCACCAGAGCCGCGGCGAC
The sequence above is a segment of the Micromonospora sp. WMMA1363 genome. Coding sequences within it:
- a CDS encoding CDP-alcohol phosphatidyltransferase family protein, with translation MRRSSTFARQVLLVRVGRRDGDLRAGTDVALVKRRYADPRYGRYAEVEAVVPVSPAPAPAPVADEPAAMSIPLLPGERTVARRMKFAVVNACTLASLLLGMLAIFLAMQGEVRVAALCLIACVAFDGLDGALARKLGVVSPFGAQMDSLADMCSFGLAAPVVVYASLAGSVPPAAAAVACALVAACAAIRLARFNVSPRDGRFFCGVPTTMAAAVLALTVAIGLPVSGLVLVGGVALLAFAMVSSFPYAKLARLVTLPAWVWLAPVLGALVDIRLTFALVVVGYLLSGPVLWLRQRRAV
- a CDS encoding NUDIX domain-containing protein, encoding MEQRRRVAAYGVLRDAGDRVLLARGSAAADFPGVWSLPGGGIEHAEHPAYAVVRAVAEETGLTVGVAGLRAAVADVLPYPDLGVALHTDRLVFDLAPLGGMRRAERHGSADLACWLTPAEAAVLPLLPFTAEVLGLPVTPLPSGALRRRAPFAPVSADRRQRFGAYGLVTDPGGRILMSLIADGYPGAGRWHLPGGGTDHGEAPEPALLRELVEEAGQFGRVVELVGVDNLHNPAAFGPEGRPLDWHGVRVVYRVAVDEPTEPQVTELAGGSTADAAWFPAGRLADLPLTDIASRAIMGRVR
- a CDS encoding NUDIX hydrolase, which translates into the protein MTTMLEPLRRIAAYAVCADSVGRVLLVRASERSGTPGTWSLPGGAVDHGEDPHHTVVRETAAETGLSVSVAGLKDVLADMRALPERGITIHTDRLLYHVSVRGGTLTDRVGRPTDLARWFTLDQVRELPLRSFTARALGLPGASADIVPDEPPEFPSFYAVPGPDGLHRAQRFAAYAVVTDPDGRVLLTRVSDGYPGAGCWHLPGGGTDYGEQPGAALIRELVEETGQTGRLVELLGVVSHRDAASLGPEGYPIDWHGVRAFYRVVVDQPAPPTVVDVGGSTCEARWFARDELGALPTDRLTEVTAEAVQAARLT
- a CDS encoding PspC domain-containing protein, producing the protein MTTTGIPQPPYKQLRRPVTDRMVAGVASGVGRYFSVDPTLVRVIFAVTGLLTGGLALLAYPIMWFLMPEEPAGAPAWPHPTAAATAQPATHPTAFATNQPATRPTATEPATATRPTTGPTPESRPVPQPPTPPAS
- the guaA gene encoding glutamine-hydrolyzing GMP synthase, with the translated sequence MSMPRPVLVVDFGAQYAQLIARRVREAKVYSEIVPHTMPVAEMLAKEPAAIILSGGPSSVYAPDAPQIDAGVFTAGVPVFGICYGFQAMAEALGGTVAKTGNREYGGTPLHPRAEAGVLLRDLPDDLPVWMSHGDCVTEAPAGFTVTAESAGAPVAAFEDLTGRRAGVQFHPEVGHTAQGQEVLTRFLYDIAGIEPTWTPENIIDEQVARIREQVGDKEVICGLSGGVDSAVAAALVHRAVGDQLTCVFVDHGLLRAGEAEQVEKDYVAATGIKLKVVDAADRFLGALAGVTDPEQKRKIIGREFIRVFEAAAREIASHGDVEFLVQGTLYPDVVESGGGTGTANIKSHHNVGGLPEDLRFALVEPLRALFKDEVRALGRQLGLPEAMVWRHPFPGPGLAIRIIGAVDRERLGVLRRADFIARQELSAAGLDRGVWQFPVVLLADVRSVGVQGDGRSYGHPVVLRPVSSEDAMTADWSRLPYDVIARISTRITNEVAEINRVVLDVTSKPPGTIEWE